In the Pseudonocardia cypriaca genome, one interval contains:
- a CDS encoding AI-2E family transporter, with protein MTTPAATPAIPAARPPSDGVRSRPPARQGALPRAMVILVGAAATVIVLAGVQAVAWLIGPAFMALIIVIAVAPAQSWLRRNGWPGWATTLVVILLVYAIMLGLALGIVFSVARLATELPKYASTADGLVTSATAQLAALGVGPEQLAQARSSLSLGSFAGVLGSLLSSVAGLASNLVFLLALLLFLSVEAGGTGDRLASIAADRPRIADALGHFAWGTRQYLLVTTVFGLIVAVLDSVALALMGIPLAITWGLLSFITNYIPNVGFIIGVVPPALLALLTGGPQLMVIVIVVYCGINFVVQSIIQPRFIGDAVGLSVTVTFVVLVFWAWLLGPLGAILAIPLTLLAKALLVDIDPQAKWADALLRDTPKEPDPDAPAKKSRRERRSERQQQKQDLKAAPT; from the coding sequence GTGACCACACCGGCAGCCACTCCCGCCATCCCGGCCGCCCGTCCGCCCTCGGATGGTGTCCGCTCACGCCCGCCGGCACGGCAGGGTGCCCTGCCGCGGGCGATGGTCATCCTCGTCGGTGCGGCCGCTACGGTGATCGTCCTCGCAGGGGTGCAGGCGGTCGCGTGGCTGATCGGCCCGGCGTTCATGGCACTCATCATCGTGATCGCCGTGGCGCCGGCGCAGAGCTGGCTGCGGCGCAACGGGTGGCCGGGATGGGCCACGACGCTCGTGGTGATCCTCCTCGTCTACGCGATCATGTTGGGCCTGGCCCTCGGCATCGTCTTCTCCGTTGCCCGGCTGGCGACCGAGCTGCCGAAGTACGCGTCGACGGCCGACGGCCTGGTGACGTCCGCGACCGCGCAGCTGGCCGCGCTGGGAGTGGGACCGGAGCAGCTCGCACAGGCGAGGAGCTCCCTGAGCCTCGGCAGCTTCGCCGGCGTGCTCGGGTCGCTGCTGAGCAGCGTGGCCGGGCTGGCGTCCAACCTCGTGTTCCTGCTGGCGCTGCTGCTCTTCCTCAGCGTCGAGGCCGGGGGCACCGGGGACCGGCTGGCGTCGATCGCGGCGGACCGGCCGAGGATCGCCGACGCGCTCGGGCACTTCGCCTGGGGCACCCGGCAGTACCTGCTGGTGACGACCGTCTTCGGGTTGATCGTCGCGGTGCTCGACTCGGTGGCGCTGGCGCTGATGGGCATCCCGCTGGCGATCACCTGGGGCCTGCTGTCGTTCATCACCAACTACATCCCGAACGTCGGGTTCATCATCGGCGTCGTGCCACCCGCGCTGCTCGCGCTGCTGACCGGCGGACCGCAGCTGATGGTGATCGTCATCGTGGTGTACTGCGGGATCAACTTCGTGGTCCAGTCGATCATCCAGCCCCGGTTCATCGGGGACGCGGTGGGGCTGTCGGTCACCGTGACGTTCGTGGTGCTGGTGTTCTGGGCGTGGTTGCTCGGTCCGCTCGGGGCGATTCTCGCCATCCCGCTGACGCTGCTGGCCAAGGCGCTGCTCGTGGACATCGATCCGCAGGCCAAGTGGGCCGATGCGCTGCTGCGGGACACCCCGAAGGAACCGGACCCGGATGCGCCCGCGAAGAAGTCGCGACGTGAGCGGCGCAGCGAACGCCAGCAGCAGAAGCAGGACCTGAAAGCCGCGCCGACCTGA
- a CDS encoding SHOCT domain-containing protein has product MDDTLAQLKQLGELKSRGVLTETEFQQQKSRILNA; this is encoded by the coding sequence ATGGACGACACGCTGGCGCAGCTGAAGCAGCTCGGCGAGCTGAAGAGCCGAGGTGTGCTCACCGAGACCGAGTTCCAGCAGCAGAAGAGCCGGATCCTGAACGCGTGA
- a CDS encoding GAP family protein yields MSTEALVLALTAVIRPTSAAAVFAMLSTPRPQRLLVAYLVAGLGFSLTVGTLVVVLLGGLQSTRASSAVRPLLDLVLGTSAVGCAAGAWVGWLPRSRPRGSAEPDSWLRRRLTDMSPSGAAAAGVLTHLPGLVYLAALNAIAAGAGGTASGVLQVVVYNGIWFSLAIWALVLSVYRPTVSREFLERVISWIREHQRVITIVFFGVLGGYLVVVGVLGLVGDAS; encoded by the coding sequence ATGAGCACGGAGGCGCTCGTTCTCGCCCTGACCGCCGTGATCCGTCCGACGAGCGCGGCGGCCGTGTTCGCGATGCTCTCGACGCCGCGTCCGCAGCGGCTGCTGGTGGCCTACCTCGTCGCGGGGCTCGGGTTCAGCCTCACCGTCGGGACGCTGGTCGTCGTCCTCCTCGGCGGACTGCAGTCGACGCGCGCGTCCTCGGCGGTCCGCCCGCTGCTCGACCTCGTGCTGGGAACCTCCGCGGTGGGCTGCGCCGCTGGTGCGTGGGTCGGATGGCTGCCCCGATCCCGGCCCCGCGGCTCGGCGGAACCCGACAGCTGGCTACGGCGCCGGTTGACGGACATGTCGCCCTCCGGCGCCGCGGCCGCCGGTGTGCTCACCCACCTGCCCGGGCTCGTCTATCTGGCCGCGCTGAACGCGATCGCCGCCGGCGCGGGCGGCACCGCGAGCGGCGTGCTGCAGGTGGTGGTCTACAACGGCATCTGGTTCAGCCTCGCCATCTGGGCGCTGGTGCTGTCGGTCTACCGGCCGACCGTGTCCCGCGAGTTCCTCGAGCGGGTCATCTCATGGATCCGCGAGCACCAGCGGGTGATCACGATCGTGTTCTTCGGCGTGCTGGGCGGCTACCTGGTCGTGGTCGGCGTGCTCGGCCTGGTCGGCGACGCGTCCTGA
- a CDS encoding DUF3040 domain-containing protein, translating to MQLTPRERRALRAIEEALAAEDPALAGLLSHWPTPWRARLVRWGTWAAVVVAAILLLVGLVLSDSWLFVGALLTIVVLITILRRAGGGTRA from the coding sequence ATGCAGTTGACCCCACGGGAGCGGCGTGCTCTCCGCGCGATCGAGGAGGCCCTCGCCGCGGAGGATCCCGCGCTGGCCGGACTCCTGAGCCACTGGCCCACGCCGTGGCGCGCGCGCCTAGTGCGCTGGGGGACGTGGGCGGCCGTCGTTGTTGCGGCGATCCTGCTGCTCGTCGGGCTGGTGCTGTCGGATTCTTGGTTGTTCGTCGGGGCCTTGCTGACGATCGTGGTGCTCATCACGATCTTGCGGCGGGCTGGAGGTGGGACGAGAGCGTGA